From Micromonospora sp. NBC_01699, a single genomic window includes:
- a CDS encoding IS4 family transposase, whose amino-acid sequence MEQFAITRTIAVASGRFAPGHLGELTQHVPFEMVDAVLADTRSVQARVRDVPSRVVVYLLLAAGLFTELGYQQVWARLVAGLDGLAVAMPTSSALSQARRRVGDKPLAALFRLLAGPPAGAQRWRGLLVCAIDGTSMFVPDSTANLAVYPRQAGTHGGSGYPMVRLVAVVACGTRTLIDAVFTPLTTGELACAGRLLGCLHPGMLLLADRGFAARTMIEQFAGTGVDLLVRDKDDRRLPVIRRHHDGSWLSVIGAMTVRVVDAEILVHLDGKHHVGRYRLITTLTDHHRFPALDLVTLYHQRWEIETTYLELKSTLLGGRVLRARTPNGVSQEVHALLTVYQTVRLAMADATANQPTSPDQASFTVAVHAARDQIILATGVIADTTIDLVGVIGRAVLTHLLPKRRARTSPRVVKRAISKHRAKGTIDRTNYHHTITVNILHTTGLTTDPPP is encoded by the coding sequence TTGGAACAGTTTGCCATCACCCGGACGATCGCGGTGGCTTCGGGGCGGTTCGCGCCGGGTCATCTGGGTGAGTTGACGCAGCACGTGCCGTTCGAGATGGTCGACGCGGTCCTGGCCGATACCCGGTCGGTGCAGGCTCGGGTGCGGGATGTGCCTTCGCGAGTGGTGGTATATCTGCTGCTCGCGGCGGGGCTGTTCACCGAGTTGGGCTACCAGCAGGTATGGGCCCGGCTCGTCGCCGGCCTGGACGGGTTGGCGGTGGCGATGCCGACTTCCTCAGCCCTGTCCCAGGCCCGCCGTCGGGTCGGGGACAAGCCCCTGGCGGCGTTGTTTCGGCTGTTGGCGGGTCCACCCGCCGGGGCCCAGCGGTGGCGGGGTCTGCTGGTCTGCGCGATCGACGGCACCAGCATGTTCGTGCCCGACAGCACGGCGAATCTGGCGGTCTACCCGCGTCAGGCCGGCACCCACGGCGGGTCCGGATATCCCATGGTGCGGCTGGTCGCGGTCGTGGCCTGCGGCACCCGCACACTGATCGACGCGGTGTTCACCCCACTCACCACCGGTGAACTCGCCTGCGCCGGGCGTCTGCTGGGCTGTCTGCACCCGGGCATGCTCCTACTGGCCGACCGGGGCTTCGCCGCCCGCACGATGATCGAACAGTTCGCCGGCACCGGCGTCGACCTGCTCGTGCGGGACAAAGACGACCGGCGGCTACCGGTGATCCGCCGCCACCACGACGGGTCCTGGCTATCGGTCATCGGCGCGATGACGGTCCGGGTCGTCGACGCCGAGATCCTGGTGCACCTCGACGGGAAACACCATGTCGGCCGGTACCGGCTGATCACCACCCTCACCGATCACCACCGATTCCCCGCTCTGGACCTGGTCACGCTCTACCACCAACGCTGGGAAATCGAGACGACGTACCTGGAGTTGAAGTCCACCCTGCTCGGCGGACGGGTCCTACGGGCCCGGACCCCGAACGGGGTGAGTCAGGAAGTCCACGCCCTGCTGACCGTCTACCAAACGGTGCGGCTGGCTATGGCCGACGCCACCGCCAACCAACCGACCAGCCCGGACCAGGCCAGCTTCACCGTGGCGGTCCACGCCGCCCGGGACCAGATCATCCTGGCCACCGGGGTCATCGCCGACACCACCATCGACCTCGTCGGAGTGATCGGCCGCGCGGTCCTGACCCACCTCCTCCCGAAACGACGCGCCCGAACAAGCCCACGAGTAGTCAAACGCGCCATCTCCAAACACCGCGCCAAAGGCACCATCGACCGCACCAACTACCACCACACCATCACCGTCAACATCCTGCACACCACAGGATTGACAACCGACCCACCCCCCTAA
- the paaN gene encoding phenylacetic acid degradation protein PaaN, with product MTETPHPLYATHADTLARALTAITERGYWSAFPESPSPRVYGETAAAEGEAAFRAYLDADFPLDQPGTVGRVATEVSPFGVNLDVRYPHVDADVLVSAATAALPGWRDAGPQTRAGVCLEILARLHRHIFELANAVHATSGQAFVMAFQAGGAHALDRALEAIAYAYAEMTRHPGSAEWEKPAGKGDPLRMVKTFHVVPRGVALVIGCNTFPTWNSYPGLFASLVTGNPVVVKPHPGAVLPLAITVRYAREVLAEAGFDPNLVLLAAEEPGEKLATTLALRPEVRIIDFTGSTEYGDWLENNARQATVYTEKAGVNTIVVDSTDDFAGMCRNIGFSLTLYSGQMCTTPQNILIPAAGIETDQGHKSFDEVTAGIAGAVGKLTGDPARAVEFTGAIVNDGVLARLDEVAGLGEVVLASRPVEHPTYPQAVVRTPTIVRLGADAAQTYGREWFGPISFAIATDSTAHSLEILRETVGARGALTAAVYASDDKVLDAAESAAVDAGVHLSCNLTGGVFVNQSAAFSDFHASGANPAANAALTDGAYVAGRFRVVQSRRHI from the coding sequence ATGACGGAGACCCCGCATCCCCTCTACGCCACGCACGCCGACACCCTCGCTCGGGCGCTGACCGCGATCACCGAGCGCGGGTACTGGTCGGCCTTTCCCGAGTCGCCCAGCCCCAGGGTGTACGGCGAGACCGCCGCCGCCGAGGGTGAGGCGGCCTTCCGCGCTTACCTGGACGCAGACTTCCCGCTCGACCAGCCCGGCACCGTGGGCCGGGTGGCCACCGAGGTCAGCCCGTTCGGCGTCAACCTCGACGTACGGTATCCGCACGTCGACGCGGACGTGCTGGTCAGCGCCGCCACCGCGGCCCTGCCGGGCTGGCGGGACGCCGGACCGCAGACTCGGGCCGGCGTCTGCCTGGAGATCCTGGCCCGGCTGCACCGGCACATCTTCGAGCTGGCCAACGCGGTGCACGCGACGAGTGGACAGGCGTTCGTGATGGCGTTCCAGGCCGGCGGGGCGCACGCCCTGGACCGGGCACTGGAGGCGATCGCGTACGCGTACGCGGAGATGACCCGGCATCCGGGCAGCGCCGAGTGGGAGAAGCCGGCCGGCAAGGGTGACCCGCTGCGGATGGTGAAGACGTTCCACGTGGTGCCCCGGGGCGTGGCGCTGGTGATCGGCTGCAACACCTTCCCGACCTGGAACTCGTACCCGGGTCTGTTCGCGTCCCTGGTCACCGGCAACCCGGTGGTGGTCAAGCCGCATCCGGGGGCGGTACTGCCGCTGGCGATCACCGTCCGGTACGCCCGCGAGGTGCTGGCCGAGGCCGGGTTCGACCCCAACCTGGTGCTGCTCGCAGCCGAGGAACCGGGCGAGAAGCTGGCGACCACGCTGGCGCTGCGCCCCGAGGTACGGATCATCGACTTCACCGGCTCGACCGAGTACGGCGACTGGCTGGAGAACAACGCGCGCCAGGCGACGGTCTACACCGAGAAGGCCGGCGTCAACACCATCGTGGTCGACTCCACCGACGACTTCGCCGGCATGTGTCGCAACATCGGCTTCTCGCTGACGCTCTACAGCGGGCAGATGTGCACCACGCCGCAGAACATCCTGATTCCGGCCGCCGGCATCGAGACCGACCAGGGTCACAAGAGCTTCGACGAGGTGACGGCCGGGATTGCCGGTGCGGTCGGCAAGCTCACCGGTGATCCGGCGCGGGCGGTCGAGTTCACCGGGGCGATCGTCAACGACGGGGTGCTGGCCCGGCTGGACGAGGTGGCCGGGCTCGGCGAGGTCGTGCTGGCCTCGCGTCCGGTCGAGCACCCGACGTACCCGCAGGCGGTGGTGCGTACGCCGACGATCGTGCGGCTCGGCGCGGACGCCGCGCAGACCTACGGCCGGGAGTGGTTCGGACCGATCTCGTTCGCGATCGCCACCGATTCCACCGCGCACAGCCTGGAGATCCTGCGGGAGACAGTGGGGGCGCGGGGCGCGTTGACGGCGGCGGTCTACGCCAGCGACGACAAGGTGCTCGACGCGGCCGAGTCGGCGGCAGTGGACGCCGGGGTGCACCTGTCCTGCAACCTCACCGGCGGCGTTTTTGTCAACCAGTCGGCGGCGTTCTCCGACTTCCACGCCAGCGGCGCCAACCCGGCGGCGAACGCGGCGTTGACCGACGGCGCGTACGTGGCCGGTCGGTTCCGGGTGGTCCAGTCTCGTCGGCACATCTGA
- a CDS encoding GNAT family N-acetyltransferase, protein MRPGDGSVDERPRVRRIRPTDAARMRALRLEMLADAPLAFLETVAEAAARPHAEYASRVRQNAYGSQIAAFVAEPRSAYPDGRFVGHAGGHAVHAEPGLTVIFAVYLTPARRGTGLLADLIEGVAAWSRAAGRPELLLEVVVGNNRAIRAYQRLGFEDTGVRLPHPRVPTLTELQMRRRA, encoded by the coding sequence CTGCGACCCGGCGACGGGAGCGTCGATGAGCGGCCACGGGTCAGGCGGATCCGACCCACCGACGCCGCCCGGATGCGGGCGCTGCGACTGGAGATGCTCGCCGACGCACCCCTGGCCTTCCTGGAGACGGTCGCCGAGGCAGCCGCCCGACCACACGCCGAGTACGCGAGCCGAGTACGACAGAACGCCTACGGCAGCCAGATCGCGGCGTTCGTCGCCGAACCGCGGTCGGCGTACCCCGACGGCCGGTTCGTCGGGCACGCGGGTGGGCACGCGGTGCACGCCGAGCCGGGACTCACCGTGATCTTCGCCGTCTACCTCACCCCGGCCAGGCGCGGCACCGGCCTGCTCGCCGACCTGATCGAGGGGGTGGCAGCCTGGTCACGGGCGGCCGGACGACCCGAACTGTTGCTGGAGGTGGTGGTCGGCAACAACCGGGCGATCCGCGCCTACCAGCGCCTGGGTTTCGAGGACACCGGCGTCCGCCTGCCCCACCCGCGAGTGCCCACGCTGACCGAGTTGCAGATGCGCCGCCGCGCCTGA